The Xiphophorus hellerii strain 12219 chromosome 3, Xiphophorus_hellerii-4.1, whole genome shotgun sequence genome segment AATGAATGAGTTATCAGGTTTCTGCAAAAGTTGATtcaatggtaaaaataaaacctactAATGCAACCATATAAATAGTATTTATTGGTCATCATCAAAGCTGATGACCACTGTGACGTAGTGTAACTTTATATGCAACCAAACGTCTTTCCTGTTAAAGAAGGTAAACATGGGACTGACAGCAAATAAACTAATTTCATGCCCAGCAGCCAACTCTTGGTAAAATCCCCAAAGAAATAGAAATCTTGCTATTAATTCACAGTTGAACATTATATGTCGCACCATCACTTGTGCCTGATTTCTGATCTCCAGTCTTTGTAAAGCTCTGACCTGTTTATACCGATCTTGGCCAATTTCAAATGTTCGGTAAGAATTATAATACAATAAGCTACagcaaaaactttcaaaatattctTCATGCAGTAAacattattgattatttatagTAGAGGAAACGTCACACCGTGTGTCAGAACAGTTTCTGTATAGCAGGATTTAACAGTTTTTGACAAATCATTGCAGACTTTACATTTTAAGCTATATTTAGCTCATCCAGAAGGAGGTCTGGATGAGgtcttgctctctcttgctGCCTCGCAGCCAGAATGAATCTcagaaacactgtaaaaaatacaacttcCTACATCTCTGTGCTTACACCTTTTTAACACTAAAAATAGCTAACAAAATAACTaatataagtaacaaaatagCTAATAGTCTATAGTAAATGTAGTAAAATCTTTCACACTAAAGAGTCTTGTTGTCAGGGCGCTAAAGGAACTTACGTTTACTAATTGGAAAAAGATTTGGGGGTTTCTGGAAATTGAGTGATTCTTGGTGCTTCGCTAATTTACCTTTTATCCATAAAATACCACAATATTTACACCACATTTATCCGAATAATTATATTCTCAAAGCTAAAATATATACAGAACAGATTGTGTCAGCTAAACaaacttttgcagttttctgtaaaGGCAACATTTCTGAACTTCAGacttatttgttaaatatgaGCAGAGATCTCTGTGTGCCTTTTTCTGAATAATCTGTTATGAAGGTCAGCTATTTCTGCACTGTGTTACTCATTTGTATCACAGGTTAGTTTGTGATTCATTTAAAAGTGAATCACGGCTAAAAGTGTTATTTCCTCATTTGTCAATTGAACAGAGGGCGTCTGTCCAACGAAGATCTAATGTGCAGACTAATGCAGATTTTGGTCTCTTGAAATGTCATCAATAACAACAGAAAGCTAATTTTCATGTGCATTTAACAAACAATTAGTAAAATTCTGCAAAAGATGATTGAAATCTGTTCTCCTTTTTCATTTTGCCTCTAATCTAACAcccaataaagaagaaaaaaaacagaatctgaGTTTTCTTACTGGACTCACCTTCATGTTATCAGGCACTAGGATCTTGCGTGCCTTTTTGATCATTGGCTGTGGTTTCAGCTCTTCCTCGCTGAAGGAATGCCTTCTGGGGTCAAAGTCTTGGTCTCCAGAGGTGCTGGACATGGTCATGTCTGACGGATCCATCTCAAACATTCCAATCGCATCCGGTCCGCTTCCCGTGGGCGTCAGCAAAGGAggacaggaggaggaagaggaggaagaaggcgATTCGCAGGAGTCGTTCATACTCGACTGACCACCTGGaaataaaggagaaaatgaaattgTATGATTAATTAAGTCAATTAATGAGCAATAATCCTATAGCAGTGAAAGTGAATAAATTGGCCAGAGATTTAAATTTGAGAATCTCCCCCAAATGGTGATAGTGTTGTCATTCctttaatttagatttagattcaAAGCTGCTAGTTCCATCAAAAAATTGcagcatatttttcatttgctatgttaaagtttaattttgaaattggTGAAATTTGGAAAATGGCACAATCTGAGCAAATGTAGTTAAAACAAGTAATGATACTGAGATCATATTTCTAGtggtaaacatttaaaagatgtGAACATCGTTATgatggccaccagagggcagcagagagcTGTTTTTCCTCAGTGCCAGAGACTTGCAGACATTTCTGTGCCTGCAGCTGATTTAGAGGTTAAGTTTTTCCAGACAGCCTTCATGAAAAGGTGCGTATGTTTTTCAGAGAATCTGAATTATTTACAAACaacgaataaaaaaaaactatcataTAACATAATATACATCTTcctaacttttaaaataagacGAAATgggttttataaaaaaaagtatcattttagaaatgtttatttgtttttgagattaaagacaaacttttgtaaataaaacttaACAACTATACAAATTGCCTACCAAGAGTCGTACTGTGTGTATTTGTTCCACTGTGTAAACTATAACCACAACAACAAATTAACCTGATCGATCTGAGTTAAATAATCAAATCAGTTATCAAGGCAATAACCGTTATAGTGCAATAAAACTTATGTCAAAAGAAAGACTTACAAATGGAAATGTTATATTACTACTCCCCCTCCCTTCTTAAAATCTCTTTCTTTAGATGGGGCCAATAAAGGGCTATGCACTACCCCCAACCACCTTTAGGTCCACAACTGATTACTTTACCCCAATGAGTGCACAAATACACACGTTGATTTAAATATctctgtacaaaaatatgtttttttaagagtAGAATAACTACTTGTTAACCATGTGAAACCACATATCTATTGTTCACTGTGCCAGTATAATGTCCTGGTGATATGAGGGCATATTTTTATACAAGGTGTGTACTGTTTACTTCTAATCTCAGTGTTCAAAAATGCCAACGCCTTGATCACAGTAAAACAATGATCATATTGCCCAATCGACAGGATTTCAATCACTTTACAGCAGGAGAGCTAGACTGCTTGTGCCATGCTGCAGCAGCCCAACATCAGGAACCAGTTAGCCCAACCACCTGGTTGGATGTTTTCTTGAACTGCATGTCCAGAGTTCTGGGCGGCTCTGACACTGGATGATGTGCAAACTGGGGTTTTTTTGCGCTCTATTACTCACATGTTCTGATAGTCAATATCTGGATTTTTTATCTAGAGGTGATGTGATGGAAAAAACTCTACAGAACTTGTACAACAGCATTCCAGCAAGGACAgaagcctcttttttttaacttataaaGCAATTAAAAGCTAGTCAGTTTGATGATCTTCCACACAATCCCTACATTCTTCTCTAATAACACTTTATACTTGTAAATAATCGTCGTAATGCAAAAACAGTCCAGCAGCACAGGGAAGGAAACTCTTCCTGTTGCTCTGTTCCTCCCCCCTCCTCTCTGTGGGGCTCCTCCTCCGTCTCGGCCTGGCCCTGCCTCTAGTTCCCTCACTGCAATACTCCCATCCTCTTCACGTGTACCGACGCGTGCACATGGCCGTGGCGTGTGAAGCAGGGAGAGATTAAAGACGCACCACTGCAAACACTCTGCACACTGCTCTCACTGTGTCTTTCCCTCACTCGGCAGTGTTTTGACCCTGATGCACATCAATTATTGGCTGAGAGAGGGAGCTTGCTGATCGCACTGTACACTGCTGTACATAGATCACATTCCAAGCTACAGCAAAGCCTCTCGTCACTGCTGTGGAGTTGACTCATCAAAAAGCCAAAGAGTTTTCTTGTGTACTATCCCTTGGTGGTCTTACAGCTTTCCCCAAAAACTCAGCCAACTTTTCACTAAGCACCTAAATCCTGTAGTTTatgtttaaattagattttgccTTTAGGGCCATGTGACTCTATCTCATGCCTTCACTGTGACCCCAGACCACAGGAAAATGCTTTGTCACTAGTATGTGTTTAAACTCAAAGAAGAACCAAATAACAGACACTATATAACCTTGGCTGCATTTAAAAGACCATTAAATAATATCAAATCAGTAGAGTGGGACATTTTGTCCTTCAAAGCTTGTAAACTATTAAAAGCTATGATGAAGTATCTTCCATTGCTGCTGCTATGGAAGATACTTCCATATATTCCATAGCATAAATACTATGGAAGATAGTATCTAGTATCCACAGATACTATCTTCTAGACAGTATCTAGTATCCACAGATACTATCTTCTAGATAGTATCTAGTATCCATAGATACTATCTTCTAGACAGTATCTAGTATCCATAGAAACTATCTTCCATAGTATCTATGGAAGATATGTCCATATCACAAAGATAGCAGATCATAAATGGTTTGTGAAGACCATTTGTGAATGGTCTTCACAAACCATTTTTATGAAGACAAACCTGAAAAATGGCATCAAGAAAAGGGTGATATGGAGATAAAATTTGATTGTTATATTTTGTAATAActattgaaataaacaaaaaaaattgcaaactCAAACAACCAAAGTCAGGATAAATCacaacttttatctttttttccaacAACCACCAACTCACCATGTAGACAGTCGCTTCCTCCTCCTTGACTCTGTGGCTGGGCCACCTCCAGGCCAATGAGAGACGGCGAAGACGAGGAAGAGGGCGACGAGGACAAAGACCCAGGCGGCGATGAGGGCGGTAGGCACTGGGAGCTCTGGTTGGGCACGGCCGACTGGGAACTCTGTGAGGGGATCTGGGCCGAGCTGgagctgttgttgttgtgcaTGCTGCCCATTCCGTTCTCGGTCAGAAACTCCTCCAAGTCCATGTACTGGAGCTGAAAGAGCCCGCCGTCTGCAGGCAGGGTGCGATCCCACATGAGAGGTCCCAGGAACTGGTTGAATCCGCCATTTCCTCCAGCACTGCCACCTCCACAGCCAttactgctgttgttgctgACTATCCCATTGCCATTCCTCATGGAGCACACTCCCAAAGAATCCTCGTCTAGGTCCAGCCTGTCTTTGTCTACCatagaagaaaagcaaaaaaaaatagtttgttttagaGATTTTGATTACAAATGCATGCAAAAGCTACTCAGAGTGGCAGGTGGATGCACTTATTCTCCAAATCTCAGTTACACAATCATAAACACAAACTCCCAGATGGACCAGATGGTAGTCGAACTGCAGTATAATTTGCTACAAGAACATGAAAACAAGACCCTGAACAAATCTCAAAATGACTGTACTTCTGTTTTGCAAAgacagtgtttgtgtgtattaTGCAGAGCATCTTGAGGTGAAACATCTCAACAAGTCCATTGTAATCTGGATCCTAACTTTAAACTGCAGCCGGGTTTATAATCCAGGAGAATACCGATGAGGGTCATGGAGAAGTCATCCCAGGCATGTGTGCTGGCACATGAGACTGGGGTGTGAAGCTTTGAGAGTGAATCAACTGCTTCAAGGTGATACTACAACAAAAATGGGTGGAACTAGCataacacaaagacagacaaagttCCTCACCTTTTGAGTCACAAGGATTCTTCAGCCGGTGGTCTCCCTTCATGGGTTGCTGCAGGAGGGACTTTAAACCGACCATGGAGTTGACGTGGCCCCCAGTGAGGGAGCCCGCAGGCTGAGTACAACTCCCAAACTGTGGGCTTGCACCAGCTGGCAGGTCAGGGGTCGGAAGCTGTGTGAGTTGCCTGGACATCCTGGACTGGAGGGAAGGGGTGAGGGGTTGCACCTGAAGTACTGAGGCAATCTGACCAGAGAACCTTCCAATAGGACAAATATACTGGCGGGCTGTTTGTTTGTATGCAGGAGGGGTGAAAGGTGAtggacacacagagagagaaaacttGTGTTAAGATGAATTCATGATGAATAAAATAGCTTTTGTATCACAGTTACACTGTGTAAAAATACTTATAAGACATTATTAATGAGGTGAAACTATTTACCTTGCAGTTGTTGCGATAGAGATCCTTATTTCCTAGTATAAAAAATCTCTTCAAAGTACTCCATTGTTATTGGATGTTTTTAAACTGTAGAGTAGATCAAGACGTTGCAGTGAGAGGGACAGTCAGGCTGATACCGTCTATAAAAGAGCAATAAAACCGCACAGCAgaggcaaaacaaaatgtcacaactCACAACTGCGAAGCGGTATCCCGAATTTCTCGTCCTGgactcaaaaaaaacaaatttcccaaaacaaaaaccaaacaacaacaaaaatccttCCGCCGTTACAGTAAGAATAACCTCGTAGGAAAAGAGTGcatgtagaaaaacaaacaagaagcaGCAGTGGTCAAAGGAATAGCTGCGTGTTGGTCAGATGACAAGTTGTGTTGCTGCTTGTCTTCTCTGCTGTGGCGCTCTGCTGTCCGTCAGCggggggaggaggaagaggaggaggaggaggagggcactctttctgtctctgctgttttgttttttttttttcctcatccgGTGAATGCAGTCACGGGCGCACGGGCTGGGATCTGCGTTCGGGCCGCGCGACGTCCACGTCCGATCGTCCTCTGCCTCTCGCGCTCAGCTGGAACCGACACGGGCAGTTCACGTGACGTCACGCCTCGCGGAACAGGCGAGAGGGGCGTAGCCGAGGATTTGGCTAGatcactcatttatttatgaGACACACCTACCCTCGTGCGCACCTCGAGGAGAACAGGCTGTGTATGGCAGGTCGTTGTGgcataaaatcaaaacagactTCCACTGGCCTCAGGGTCAATTCATCGCTCCTGCCAATTTCTGCCTGTAAGGTTTCCATTTCTTAGAAACCCTTTCGTACTAATGTACTTAACCACTTAATAGTCAATTATATTCTTGAATTATGGCATAGAGCAGAGGTGGGTAGTAAGTTACATtatacttgagtaactttttaggGAAAAACATTACTTTCTCCATTAGTTTTAccacactgtactttttactttgactcgagtaatattttttataaagtatCTCTATTCTTACTTGAGgaaaatttctggatactctacccactgtgagtaacGTCAAcgaattaagaaaaaaaacgagTGAGGAACAGACACGCGTACAGCTAAAGTTAAAGTGAGATTTCTTGTTTGTGTACAAGGTTTGTTTTTCTAGCGTTATTTTATTACCTGCTGAGTCTGCCGTGCCATTTGGTCCTGGAAGTACTTCACCCTGATGTACAACACAAAATTACCGATGGTAAGTATTTGGAAAAGTGCTGCCTGAATCTTTATTTTGTAGtcatgttatatatatattttttgtttgtttgtttgttttttcattgtaACCtataaaataccagaattttgacataacatttttctctgatgatgccatttttatatatttaatcaactttttgatcagttactcaataCTTTAGCTGACTTTTAACCAGAtaattttttactcttacttgagtaatatctTGGATAGTTACTTTTTACTGCTAATGAAGTATTTTGAAGTACTGCTACTCTTACTTTGGGTACTCTAAAGACCTCTGGTGTGGAGAGTGAAAGGCCattatgtttacatatttttcacaagGAGTCTTAGTTGTACACTAAGAAATGAATGTGATCactatattaaaatataaaaaatatactgaCACAAGCTGGAAACTGAATATTTATACTGAAACTCACTGTTAATTAAGTAAGTAATCTATTAAAATATCACCAATATAGTTCattgattaat includes the following:
- the dbpb gene encoding D site albumin promoter binding protein b, whose product is MSRQLTQLPTPDLPAGASPQFGSCTQPAGSLTGGHVNSMVGLKSLLQQPMKGDHRLKNPCDSKDKDRLDLDEDSLGVCSMRNGNGIVSNNSSNGCGGGSAGGNGGFNQFLGPLMWDRTLPADGGLFQLQYMDLEEFLTENGMGSMHNNNSSSSAQIPSQSSQSAVPNQSSQCLPPSSPPGSLSSSPSSSSSPSLIGLEVAQPQSQGGGSDCLHGGQSSMNDSCESPSSSSSSSCPPLLTPTGSGPDAIGMFEMDPSDMTMSSTSGDQDFDPRRHSFSEEELKPQPMIKKARKILVPDNMKDEKYWTRRYKNNEAAKRSRDARRLKENQISVRAAYLERENAALRQEVAEMRKELGRCRNILSKYENRLGDQ